The sequence CGGAGGACGACTGGGCGGCGAACGAGTCGACTTTCGAGATCATCGCCGCGGGGTTTGTGCCGGTACGTAGCTGATCTCGTCCCGGTGACCGAGGGCGGCCAGATCGGGCCGTAAGCCGGCCAGGACGAGAGCGGTAGGCTCCCCGCCCATGGTGTCGATCGACGGTCTGACCAGTATCTGGGACACGCTGCTCGGCGCACAACCGGATCCGCCCCCGCTGCTGGTGCTGCTCACCGGCGTGGGGGCACTGGTTGTGGTCAGCACCGGTCGACTCTGGCGGGTCGCCCGGAACGCGGTGACCATCGCCCACGAGGGCGGGCACGCCCTGGCCGCCCTGCTTACCGGCCGCCGCCTACACGGCATTCGGCTGCACTCGGACACCTCCGGGCTCACCCTCTCCGCCGGCCGCCCCACCGGCCTCGGCATGGTGATCACCCTGCTCGCCGGCTACCTCGCCCCACCGCTGGTCGGGCTGGCCGGAGCCGGGATCCTCGGCGGAAACCGGATCACCCTGCTGTTGTGGGTCGCCGTGGCGCTGCTGCTGGCCATGCTGGTGCTGATCCGCAACGTCTTCGGGGCGCTGTCGTTGCTGGTCACCGGGGGGCTCGTCCTCGCCGTCTC comes from Salinispora tropica CNB-440 and encodes:
- a CDS encoding M50 family metallopeptidase; the encoded protein is MVSIDGLTSIWDTLLGAQPDPPPLLVLLTGVGALVVVSTGRLWRVARNAVTIAHEGGHALAALLTGRRLHGIRLHSDTSGLTLSAGRPTGLGMVITLLAGYLAPPLVGLAGAGILGGNRITLLLWVAVALLLAMLVLIRNVFGALSLLVTGGLVLAVSWYAAPQVQAAFAYTGVWFLLLGGLRPVVELQRLRARGRMPASDADQLAGITPFPAFFWVSVFALVNLAVLGFGAVLLAGRILTGHGLSG